One Scophthalmus maximus strain ysfricsl-2021 chromosome 7, ASM2237912v1, whole genome shotgun sequence genomic window, TCAAAGTCCTCAAGGTTCGTTTGTATTCTGTTGTTCCCTCAGTCTGAATTGTGCtgccttccttttttttttcttctttcatctcaATACCGAATCAATTGAGGGCAATTCATTGCCTGAACTTTGGGGCATTTGCAGTATCTTactatttcatgtttttttgtgaaacagtGTTTAATTTGAACTCACTCAACCAAAGGATACTGTTGCATTTCTTTGCCGAATCGATCCTTGAGTGAATTAGAGCGAAGCGGTTTCTAAAGTGTAAAAAAGTCCTAGTAAGTAAATAAGGGCTACCGAAAAATGCCTTGCATTAATTACAGAAAATCCAGTTTTGTGTTTCAAAGCTAACCGAGGTTTACGTTCTGTCTCGTCTTTTACAGCTGGAGGTTCTCACCAATTTGGCCAATGAGACGAACATCTCCACCATTCTGAGAGAGTTTCAGGTACAGTGAGGGAGAATTTGTGacgttgaaaaaaacaaataatgtgcAGACCTGACCTTCAGCAAGAAATGGATCTGTCGTACTGCAATAAGTGAGTATTTTTTCTCTGGTAGACATACATTAAAAGCATGGATAAAGATTTTGTGGCCGCGACGATCCAGGCCATCGGCCGCTGTGCGACCAACATCGGAGAGGTGAGGGACACGTGTCTGAACGGCCTGGTGCAGCTGCTGTCCAACAGAGACGGTACGTTTTAAATGTTAGCTATGATATAATTGGGATTAAAGAATGTAGATAGCAATCTCAGATATTGTGTGAATAGTTCAATTTAATCAGgattatttatttgcatatctaaattatgaaaaacacatttttgcacaGTGACAAAATAGGGGTCAGACGACAATGAGGTTCAGAATGAAAGCACATTAAAGGAACTTGTACAATTTTCAGAGTTGGTGGTCGCCGAATCTGTGGTTGTCATCAAGAAGTTGCTGCAGATGCAACCGGAGAAGCACAGCGACATCATCAAGCACATGGCGAAACTAACGGACAACATCCAGGTGAGTCCTATTCGCAAacactttttgaatttttagaTTTGCATGGGGAAGATAATGTGTTCGACGTGTACATGCTGTATCCGTGTAATCTAATGTGCGTTGCCAGGTGCCGATGGCGCGGGCCAGTATCTTGTGGCTGATCGGAGAGTACTGTGAGCATGTACCTAAGATTGCCCCAGACGTCTTGAGGAAGATGGCCAAGTCTTTCACAAACGAGGAGGACATTGTCAAGCTGCAGATCATCAATTTATCCGCAAAGCTGTATCTCACCAATTCCAAACAGGTATGACGTGATGACATTTGCTCGACTATTCCTCCTCAAACTGTACACATCCAGACAGCAggtctctgtcttttctcaaGGTTTATAAAGTGAAGGGAGTGGCTCTGAGTTATTTTTTACTGGGATAACTGAAACTATTCAAcacaagcacttttttttcaagctgctTTACTTCCCacaatttaaacacacactgccTTTTGCAGCTGCTACTGCTACTTCTGCTCCACCACATCCCAGTGGTGGACAGTGGAGTACACAATTCTTTAAAAGCAATACCACCACAGTGTAGGAAACTCTGTTACAAGTCAAAGTTTGCAAGCACGAACTGGCAACATCTTAACAACTACTCAAAGTACCATAGAAACTACTTAGCAACCCTCTAATTCATCCAAGGGAACATCTAGCAATTTAACCCAGcaactgtcatttatttttcaactaaTTGCCCTATGCAATGACCTTGTTATGTGGTATGACCTGTTCAGCATTATGAGCACATACGTATGTTCACAtactcatgtactgtacatgcatacatacattaGGTAGtagctgctgtttttcttgaTTCTCCAtgtgctcctcctgctccacgcAGACCAAACTGTTGACGCAGTATGTTCTCAACTTGGCCAAGTACGACCAGAACTACGACATCCGTGATCGGGCGCGCTTCATTCGCCAGCTCATTGTGCCCACGGAGAAGAGCGGGGCTCTCAGCAAGTACGCCAAGAAGCTGTTTCTCGCCCTCAAACCTGCACCGGTCCTCGAGTCTCCGTTTAAAGGTACAGAAGGAGCTGACTGTGTTAGTTAAAATTAGGAGGATGACCATGTGCACCAAAAATATGTGCTGTAACCAGAAAGGATGCTCCTTTTAATTCCAGAATTTGCCTGAAAATTATCCGAAGTTTCCTTCTGTACCAAAGGATACAGTGAAAAGCTGTGTGTACATCCATGGGTGTGTTACAAACAGGAGCTCTTAATACCTAATACTTTAAAAGCATAAAACTGACCTTTTTTCATGTTATAGTATCAACATACAGTATTGATCTGAGGGTGGGGCCACAGTGTCAGACTTGTCCCTGGTCTAGTGAAATGAGCACAAGTGTCGCACTCACCTCTGTGTGTCGCAGGAGATTAGCTTTGctgattcctttttcttttgtgttccGTGCAGATCGGGACCACTTCCAGTTGGGCTCACTGTCCCACCTGCTGAATGCCAAGGCCGGGGGCTACCAGGAGTTGCCCGACTGGCCCGAAGCCGCCCCAGACCCCTCCGTGCGCAACGTGGAGGTGAAGGAGTCTGTGCGTGCAGTGGGAACAgtaacatacagagacacagggGCCCTCTGGGGTCTCCCGGGGCCCCAAACGATGGAGGGGAGCGAGGGTTGCTCCCGCCCCAGAGCAGTGCCTCAGAGGGGCCGCGGAGAGTCATTAGAGCCTCACCTCCAATATAACATTGACCCTGATATAACATTGATTCCTCCGTCACCAGCCATCTTTCATCCACTCGCAGCTCATTAGCATTAACAACTCATCAGTAACATGCATCCAGCTGCCTCCACATGCTGCTTATTAACAGCCCCCATTCCCTTCTATGGAGGAGAATGggccacagaggagaaaagaggattCATTTCTTATTAGTGAGAGCAAATGTTAGGCCCAAAGCCTCTGTTCAAAAAGGCCTGATTCACTATGACAACAGTCGGAGGTGCTCAGCTCCTcaccctctctgctgcacttgCATCTTTTATCGGCAGCAGCTCACTCGCCCCCCGTCCTGGTGATTCCTCACACTTGTTTGAGCCAATAGCACATGTGACGCAGAAGTGAACAAACCTGGGAGCGGACCTAGCATTTTTGTCCAGATACAACCAATGATTGTATGATATCGTAAATATATTTACACTCTACTTGATTAGAGATGAACAAATACAATCCGTATgagtgtttaaaaagaaaagaaaaatacaacgTATATAGAGcatcctctttttctccatccCATTCACTCCATGTGCCATCGGTTCATAACcaacagtgtttaaaaaaaaatgaagacagaaaatcAAGCACCTGAATGTGTCACtccttggtaaaaaaaaaaaatcaagacttCAAAccacttgatttaaaaaaaccaaactggaGCGACCTAAAGACTTGAttttcttgtcttgtttgtcAATTGTTGATATAATTATGTAGATTTTTTGTTACTCACTCGTCAGTGTTTCATATTCAGTATTAACTTGTCGTTTACCTGTGACGCAGATTTCAAGATGAGGCCGTGGGtgcattttatttctatttgacTGGTGGAAGAAAAGAGGGTCAACAACAGACGACACCAGGAGATTTATATGTTTCAGCCTTCCGAATGAATATAGTTACATTACTGCTGATCATATTCCAAAGCATTTAATCCACTTGTAATATGATTCCCCATGCAAAGACTGGAGACCTGCTTTAGACAGCCAGTCTATCACAGTGTGAACactttgctgcttttattttgtcctcaCGGTGACTGAGTATGGTTGTGGAGAATCTCCCTGCAGCTGCATTCACAGACACTCAGTCGGACATCTGATTGATTTTCTGACAACATACCTCATCGCTCCAACTAGGTTTGCAGTCCAGGCCCCCAGTTTTACTTCTCTTATTGTGGCCTGGCAAGAATCAAATGAAATCAGCCAGTGACGTCTCGCAAACAGGAATCGACAGCTCGCACGTCAACATGAACCCGTCATGCACCTTATGGGACACAATCGCAACTCGCTGAACTTCTTTGATTACAGTTTTTAAATTGGAAAAACATAGCCCGCtatagaattttaaaaaattctaattACTAATTTAATCTAATGAAATCTAATGAAATCTTTTTTAGGCCATGCAATAGCAGAATCATATTTTATCTTATAATCATAATACTTGTTGCAGAGAAACGTAGATTCATTTTGGAGGATGTAGTTTGTAGCATATATGGAGATATACTGTATGATTGATAATAATTCATAGTAATGAAAGCACCTGTCTATTTaacacaattcaattcaacaacACTATACTAGAGTACGTTTTCcacacaaactgaacatcatGACTATTAATATAACGTTGATATACCgtatggatttcttttttaatatacgTATATCATTGGACTACTGTTTAGATgacaaaagataaataaattaaatatacacTTGAGCAATtaagaaagaattaaaaaaaagacaagactaTACttgtatagtatatatagtatacaTATACTATATGTTATGCTTATATAGGTATATTTTAGCCAGTGGAAATTCCCAGGCTGTTTTTCTGCACGGCAAACAATGAGGTCGTCTCCAACGCCTTCCTTGAATACGCCAAAACGAGGGTCTCCTTTGAAGACCCAGCTCCGAAAAATGCATCACCCTTTAATAAACCCCATGTTTGCTGTAATGGATGACAGTCCTCTGCAGTATTTCAAGCATGTCTCAAATCTACGCTAGTTGATTGTCAAAAAATGACGGATAGGAGACCAGTCTGAAAAATGATGGTGCGCTTTGAAAAAATGATCAGCAGGAATGTAAACGTGTACATTGGAAGTTAGAGAGTGTAACCAAGTGAAAGAAGCAGTATACTGTAGCATCGTAACTGCTAGTTTCGAAGCAGCAGTTAATTTGCTGAAAAAACTCCTGTGGTCATTCTCAAATTGAGTGTCCACTTGTGTGTTGTGGCTGTAAATGCTGCTGAGGGTCAGTGGACCCCCGACCTCTGTGACACACTTTCCCTCTGCACCTTACACATCTCCACAGACAGAGGAAGTCGTATCCACCAGCGAGGGGCGGATCGGCTTGTTAGGGGCCTGGCGAGAGGTGCcctctccccacacacacacacacacacacacacacacacacctccagtttGGGTGTTGcggtgttgtttgttttgattgacTGCTCTCTTTCCTCCCGTAGTCTATTGCTGGTCTGTCATTTATTTGCGGTCGCCGCTGATGGCGATGTTGACAAGATAGATTTAATGAGATTCATCTCCAAACGCTAAACGAAGATTTAACTGAGGATCCATTTGACGGCCGTCTTTGTCCAAAATTGAGGAAAAGATGAACTTGAAATAATTATCCTCATACAACAGATGAAAACTAGAATTAGAAAAACATTCTAAATCATTCTAAAGCTGAAAGACAAAGCTAATAATTTGACTTCAGTGGGCTTACTCGTCATGCCCTTTTCCACCATATCCCATGGtagtttctctttctccagcagGTGGAATTTGCTCAGTTCTGTAGATGTTTAAACTTCCCATTATTCTGTCTAATATTCttttggcttaaaaaaaataaatggagatTGAAAGTGTATTCCTGGCAAGACAGAGGGGCCTGTGCTTGTAAGTGTCCAGAATAAGAGAAAGTCTTAACGTTTGCAGTCTTCGCGTCAAACTGAGCAGACTGAGCCTGCTGACGACGAAGACGAGGACCATGTGAGACAGTCGGACCTCGGCCACTGACcgtttctgtttcctccttttGCACCTCGGGTTTGGACTCACGTGAAATTtgtggcacagtgtgtgtgcgcgcgtcacAAAGGTTGTTGTGTGATACCGCGTGACGGCTCccccacacctccacctcttcatTCAGTCCTTTTGAATCCATGCAAGTAGAGCAGCATGCTTCATTACTGACGGACTCATCCATACCAAATGCACTGTCCTGTCAACATCTGAGTGGGTAGCTAATGTTAATGTTGCCGTTTTGATTTCTGCAGTGTTTTAAGTGTGTATTTAAGAATGTGCATTATAACTAAGTTATATTGGAGTGTATTTAACCAAACATAAGAGCCAGATATTGTGCTGAATAAGTATGCTGTGATGAAACTTGGgctttatttctgtctctcacacattcttcttttttagacCCAGAAAACCCTCCTGTGCCTGTTTCTCTTGCTTTCctgacttttttaaatttttctctcAAAAACGAACGTCTCTTCCCTCTCACCACCATCccaatcttttttcttttctgcgtCTGCCAGGTTTTTACGCTGCTTGAAAGAGTCACAACATTAACGAGTGTGAGTCAGTTAGCGGCAAACAGCCACTTCTCCTTGAGCCTCAAACCCATGtagctgcaacaacaacaaaaaaaccaaaaccccaaGTGCTTTCTGACACCCCGCCTAATGTAGTTGCTGTTCTGTGCTTAGCTCAGCCAAAGCTCCCCTGAAACACAGCACCCCTCTTCCCCCCGGTCTTGACCATTAAAGAAGTGATTCTTTCAGCGGGCCGTGCGTTCCCCTGACACCGCGAGATGCATTGAGCAGCCGTGTTGGCTTTTGAATGGGGTTTCTGGAGACGTCCGGGCTCATTAGCTGATGGCACTGGTTAATGGGTATGGTCACAGAAAGACAAATTGGGGGAGGATAGTCACCCCTCCTCAAAGATATCACTTCTCTTAATGGAACTGCTCccttttattaaaagaaaaccattTCTGCTGCTGGTCATGAATGTATCACCTGGTGCTCACATCTatctgtgcaaaaaaagaaagaaaaaactccaTACAAGCATTAGTGTGTGGTCTGTATTGAATCTGTTGTCCGACATGTCAGATCTAAATGCAGATCTGCAGCAGCGATTGGCTGGCTAGTGGCTTCCTTTGGCTACAGCACATCACGCCCAGGCAGAGGCGTTCATGGCCATGCTACTGTTCTGTAATCTGCCCACGCCTCTGCTTTTCTGTATGAGGGTGTTTTTTCTCCCGCCGAGGCCCAGCTGACGGCTCACTGTTTGAACTCTGCTTCCTCCGCCAGGTGCCCGAGTGGACCAAATGCAGCAGCCGGGAGAAGcggaaggagaagaaggtggAGAAGCCGTTCTACTCGGACTCGGAGGGCGAGTCCGGGCCGACGGAGTCGGCCGATAGTGGTAACTGTAGAGGGGCTGCAGGCTCGGTTGGAGCCGTCACATCACCTCTAgtcaaaaataaagttgaaacaTTACCATCGTCATTTAAAGCACAGCACCAAGCGCACTGGTTCCTACTGCAAATGTTTTCACCTTTAAAAAGGGATTCATTAGGTTATAGTTTCTAAAAAGTCATTGTAACTGCTCTATAGAAGAAAAATGCGTTTTAGTTTTACCTATTGAACCATATTGTTGGGCTCTTGTGTGAAAAAATCCAAACTGTCATACTACTCTTATGTCAAAGAGCTGTGGATGTGGGTTATTTGGGGGCTTTCATCGTCCTCTGATGCGTTAAATATTCAAATCCAAACAATATTTCTTCTGCAGCcaatgaaatttaaatttgtatttgacAAGGACAGAAATGGCAATAACCTGGGTTTAAGTTAACATGTGATAAGTTGTTCAGAAGAAATACACCATCATTAATGCTCATGTAGcacaatattatattattatattatatattattatatttttcttcttttttgttttctttgtttgtttgttttttttaaagctggcATTGTCACTGCTTTCTAATCTTTTTATTGCAGCTTGCCCGTGGAATAAAATATGTCAGGGCTATCAGTAAAACATAATAATTAAGAAGATTAACGTCCTGGAAAATCTTTACTTAAGATTTAGCTGTGACATTTGTATCCCAGtgaatttgattttgtttattaaGGATGAGGATTTTCCTCTCACGGTTAATGTAAAAATCACTTTGCTTTTGCAAAGTGCACgtctacagtatgtgtttgtcaCTGGATATGCTGTATATACTATAACGTGCCAAGGAGACCTTCATTTCCCTGTATTCTGTGTTAAATAATAACTAACCCTTTGACCCCGACCGTTTTCCTCTTCAGAGTTGGACTCTGCCAGCGGTTCAGAGAGTGGCAGCGGCAGCGAGGAGAGCGGGTCGGGATCCGAGAGCGACGAGAGTGAGGAAGGCTCTGAGTCTGAGCAGGAGTctgaggaggacaaagaggaagacaagaagaagaaaaagaaagaattaaagaAACCAGTGCGAGAAAGTGAAAGGTAGCAGACACTTCTGGTGTCCAAAAGGCGAATAAATGACTCCATACTTTTGTAATCTCTGTAATCTCACATTTCTAATATGCCATTTGCAGCACATGATGGATAGTTGTATTTTTtgagctgtaaacacaactgCAACATCTGTCTAATATGTTGTAGATATAATTCTCGGATCCTAGTGGGACCTttgagctttgtttttttccttttccagtgAGCAGAgtagtgaagaagaagaagagacgaagCGCGAGAAGAAGAGTAAACAACGCAAGAGCGACTCGGAGTCGGAAtctgacgaagaggaggagagcgagtcCGAAAGCAGCCAGTCAGAGTCTGAAGACTCCGAGTCTGAGGCAgaggtcaaaaagaaaaaaaaggtagagaTAATGAATCCCTCCGCATTTAAAATGGTCACCTTTAGATGTTTAAAATACTGGAGCATGTGGAGTAATTTcttatagaaaaataaaaattaaatctgAATTGGAATTCTTATCACTGTCTTAGGAACCAAGCAGTCCTGTATTTCGTCAGGCCCATACGCACAGCGTCACGTACAAatcttcatctgttcatgtcagttttctttcatctccttcCAGGCAGCTGATTCTAAACCTCCCCCCAAACCTGTCAAGACAGagaacaagaaggagaagaaagaaatgtctcTGCTCGACCTCGACGACTGTGAGTTTTTCCGTCCCTGTGTCTGCGTTAGGCCTCTCCTCCGATGGCTCTATGCAGAAACAATAGAGCTCACGTCGCCAAGGCGACGTCAGTGAACAAAGACGTTtacaaacattttctaaatcatCATAGTCGGTGCACTTTACCGGTTTCTGTGCCAACTCCTCTGGTAACTAGGGAACTGTATAAAACATGAATTAGTTCCAACCACAGGACTTGATATAAGAAATAGAAGAATGCAGTCGAGTCTGAAATGTCTCTGCGTCTCCCTTTCCAGTTGAACCTTCACCGTCTCCTCAAGTCACCCCCGTCAACACCTTCATGTCCAACAGCCTTGTGACTGACCTGGAGGGCTTGTCTTTGTCTGACAGCGTCCTCTCCTCGGCAGTAAGTACCTCTCCGTATCTAgattattctattatttattttttatttgcaggtGAAGTGTTCTAATCACTCCCCTGGTGCAGCTATACGTGCTCAcctgagccacctccaccctcacagagagaaaacctaACTTTTCATCCCAGGGCAAAAGTATTTGTGTCTcccaaaattaaataaaagtcacatttttttaaatctgtcaaataaGACTTGAGTGTCAAACTCTTCAAACTCTGGACGccactctggactctgacacCAGAACGTCAACATGTGCATTTCAATTGTGTTGTCCTACTTGAGCGCTCAAAACACATAAAAGCACATTTGTGTCTTTCTGTTGGTACAGCAGGGCTGTACACACATTTCCCACACACAGGAATAATTGATATGACACTCTTGTGGCTTTTGAATAATCAATTGGCCTGAACGACTGTATgattcaaagattttttttaaatttctgtgagCAAGAAAACGTCTTCATAGTTTGACTGTAATCAATGCGGAGGACCTGGATGTCCGACACCAGCTTTGTCAgttaaaacagattaaaatgttattaaaggagacatattttgCTCATGTTCAGTTTCATACTTTTGGTTTTGGGcttaccacttgaaaaggtttacatgctctaatgttcagaaaaggcctcagtgttctcacactgcccattactgctgctcctcttttcaccctctaaaacacctggattcCATTTAGtcccgcctcccgataaaccccagtctgctctgattggctagctggcccagtctgttgtgattggtcggtggagattctcagattgcaggcggggttaccccaaaagagtccaactgtgacatcacagtgggagagaaatctgacccagttgttcagagccagcctgaaagtgggtttttttcacgatatgtcacctttaaaggaAGGGGTTAATGGTTTATTTCATCTCGATCTTGAAACAATACTCATCTGCCACATGCATATGTCAGTACCACTTAATTTATAGTGAAATCCACAGAACTAAATCTCCTTCGAAataagaggagggaaaaaggaaGCACACATGCTAATTGATCACCACCGTTTctggaaaaaggagaaatacgtaaaatgcaacatttttttttatctcttcccCATTATCCTCAGCACAAAATGAGTCAGTAAAGGTTAATaattcttcatcttctcctctgccgACAGACCATCACTCCGTCCAGCGCGTCGAAGAGCTACGAGCTGCTGCACCGGATCACAGGGGAGGGCCTGTCTGTGGAGTATTGCTTCAGCCGGCAGCCTTTTAGCCCCGACGGCAACATGGTGGCGGTGCAGGTGCAGTTCAACAACAGCGCCGCATCTGAAACCAAGAACCTGCACATGGAGGACGTGAAGCTGCAGTGTGGGATGAGAGTGAAAGAGTTCCCAGAGATTGGTGAGTGGTGGGGCTGAAGAGGTTCAGTGGGAACTGAACTGAAAAGTCTGATGTGACCTAAACATTGTCACCGATACCAGCAGTAGCATGGAAGCTGTTGTGTTAATACCTCACTGTTAAGAACAATTGGAATGAATAACCAACATACTGATGAATTTGCTGCTCTAAGGGCTTTGCAGCTCAGATTTAAGGTTCTTTACAATAAAAGTCCACAGAAAGTCTAATGTTCGAACGAGGTCACAGGTTAGGTGACCTCTCTCACAACTATGATAAGATATTTTGAACCAAAAGCTTAAACCGACAAATCGACATCACACAACAACCAAAATTGTGAAATACATGTACACGTTTACGTTTCT contains:
- the LOC118315846 gene encoding AP-3 complex subunit beta-2 isoform X15; the protein is MSASSAFNDEKGGSSSVGEPEYGHDPASGGIFSSDYKRHDDLKEMLDSNKDSLKLEAMKRIVAMIARGKNASDLFPAVVKNVACKNIEVKKLVYVYLVRYAEEQQDLALLSISTFQRGLKDPNQLIRASALRVLSSIRVTIIVPIMMLAIKEAASDMSPYVRKTAAHAIPKLYSLDPEQKDQLIEVIEKLLADKTTLVAGSVVMAFEEVCPERIDLIHKNYRKLCNLLIDVEEWGQVVIINMLTRYARTQFLNPNINESLLEEGGGGEKTFYGSDEDEDDDDEDDKEKKAEAATLAKRKPYVMDPDHRLLLRNTKPLLQSRNAAVVMAVAQLYFHLAPKAEIGVIAKALVRLLRSHSEVQYVVLQNVATMTIKRRGMFEPYLKSFYIRSTDPTQIKVLKLEVLTNLANETNISTILREFQTYIKSMDKDFVAATIQAIGRCATNIGEVRDTCLNGLVQLLSNRDELVVAESVVVIKKLLQMQPEKHSDIIKHMAKLTDNIQVPMARASILWLIGEYCEHVPKIAPDVLRKMAKSFTNEEDIVKLQIINLSAKLYLTNSKQTKLLTQYVLNLAKYDQNYDIRDRARFIRQLIVPTEKSGALSKYAKKLFLALKPAPVLESPFKDRDHFQLGSLSHLLNAKAGGYQELPDWPEAAPDPSVRNVEVKESVPEWTKCSSREKRKEKKVEKPFYSDSEGESGPTESADSELDSASGSESGSGSEESGSGSESDESEEGSESEQESEEDKEEDKKKKKKELKKPVRESESEQSSEEEEETKREKKSKQRKSDSESESDEEEESESESSQSESEDSESEAEVKKKKKAADSKPPPKPVKTENKKEKKEMSLLDLDDFEPSPSPQVTPVNTFMSNSLVTDLEGLSLSDSVLSSATITPSSASKSYELLHRITGEGLSVEYCFSRQPFSPDGNMVAVQVQFNNSAASETKNLHMEDVKLQCGMRVKEFPEIELLPAGEAATAVMGIDFCDSTQAANFQLCTHTKKFFVSIQPPVGELMRPVFLTENEFKKEQGQLMGMNEITERLTLDAKCRNEHTIVQRVTTAANLSRVPCGSDKECRFAGRTVTSGSLVLVSVVTKEEGAAQLTVNCEKMVIGTMLVKDILLALTQ
- the LOC118315846 gene encoding AP-3 complex subunit beta-2 isoform X8 codes for the protein MSASSAFNDEKGGSSSVGEPEYGHDPASGGIFSSDYKRHDDLKEMLDSNKDSLKLEAMKRIVAMIARGKNASDLFPAVVKNVACKNIEVKKLVYVYLVRYAEEQQDLALLSISTFQRGLKDPNQLIRASALRVLSSIRVTIIVPIMMLAIKEAASDMSPYVRKTAAHAIPKLYSLDPEQKDQLIEVIEKLLADKTTLVAGSVVMAFEEVCPERIDLIHKNYRKLCNLLIDVEEWGQVVIINMLTRYARTQFLNPNINESLLEEGGGGEKTFYGSDEDEDDDDEDDKEKKAEAATLAKRKPYVMDPDHRLLLRNTKPLLQSRNAAVVMAVAQLYFHLAPKAEIGVIAKALVRLLRSHSEVQYVVLQNVATMTIKRRGMFEPYLKSFYIRSTDPTQIKVLKLEVLTNLANETNISTILREFQTYIKSMDKDFVAATIQAIGRCATNIGEVRDTCLNGLVQLLSNRDELVVAESVVVIKKLLQMQPEKHSDIIKHMAKLTDNIQVPMARASILWLIGEYCEHVPKIAPDVLRKMAKSFTNEEDIVKLQIINLSAKLYLTNSKQTKLLTQYVLNLAKYDQNYDIRDRARFIRQLIVPTEKSGALSKYAKKLFLALKPAPVLESPFKDRDHFQLGSLSHLLNAKAGGYQELPDWPEAAPDPSVRNVEVKESTEEVVSTSEGRIGLLGAWREVPEWTKCSSREKRKEKKVEKPFYSDSEGESGPTESADSELDSASGSESGSGSEESGSGSESDESEEGSESEQESEEDKEEDKKKKKKELKKPVRESESEQSSEEEEETKREKKSKQRKSDSESESDEEEESESESSQSESEDSESEAEVKKKKKAADSKPPPKPVKTENKKEKKEMSLLDLDDFEPSPSPQVTPVNTFMSNSLVTDLEGLSLSDSVLSSATITPSSASKSYELLHRITGEGLSVEYCFSRQPFSPDGNMVAVQVQFNNSAASETKNLHMEDVKLQCGMRVKEFPEIELLPAGEAATAVMGIDFCDSTQAANFQLCTHTKKFFVSIQPPVGELMRPVFLTENEFKKEQGQLMGMNEITERLTLDAKCRNEHTIVQRVTTAANLSRVPCGSDKECSLPPPPPPPDHPVHRFAGRTVTSGSLVLVSVVTKEEGAAQLTVNCEKMVIGTMLVKDILLALTQ
- the LOC118315846 gene encoding AP-3 complex subunit beta-2 isoform X9, which codes for MSASSAFNDEKGGSSSVGEPEYGHDPASGGIFSSDYKRHDDLKEMLDSNKDSLKLEAMKRIVAMIARGKNASDLFPAVVKNVACKNIEVKKLVYVYLVRYAEEQQDLALLSISTFQRGLKDPNQLIRASALRVLSSIRVTIIVPIMMLAIKEAASDMSPYVRKTAAHAIPKLYSLDPEQKDQLIEVIEKLLADKTTLVAGSVVMAFEEVCPERIDLIHKNYRKLCNLLIDVEEWGQVVIINMLTRYARTQFLNPNINESLLEEGGGGEKTFYGSDEDEDDDDEDDKEKKAEAATLAKRKPYVMDPDHRLLLRNTKPLLQSRNAAVVMAVAQLYFHLAPKAEIGVIAKALVRLLRSHSEVQYVVLQNVATMTIKRRGMFEPYLKSFYIRSTDPTQIKVLKLEVLTNLANETNISTILREFQTYIKSMDKDFVAATIQAIGRCATNIGEVRDTCLNGLVQLLSNRDELVVAESVVVIKKLLQMQPEKHSDIIKHMAKLTDNIQVPMARASILWLIGEYCEHVPKIAPDVLRKMAKSFTNEEDIVKLQIINLSAKLYLTNSKQTKLLTQYVLNLAKYDQNYDIRDRARFIRQLIVPTEKSGALSKYAKKLFLALKPAPVLESPFKDRDHFQLGSLSHLLNAKAGGYQELPDWPEAAPDPSVRNVETEEVVSTSEGRIGLLGAWREVPEWTKCSSREKRKEKKVEKPFYSDSEGESGPTESADSELDSASGSESGSGSEESGSGSESDESEEGSESEQESEEDKEEDKKKKKKELKKPVRESESEQSSEEEEETKREKKSKQRKSDSESESDEEEESESESSQSESEDSESEAEVKKKKKAADSKPPPKPVKTENKKEKKEMSLLDLDDFEPSPSPQVTPVNTFMSNSLVTDLEGLSLSDSVLSSATITPSSASKSYELLHRITGEGLSVEYCFSRQPFSPDGNMVAVQVQFNNSAASETKNLHMEDVKLQCGMRVKEFPEIELLPAGEAATAVMGIDFCDSTQAANFQLCTHTKKFFVSIQPPVGELMRPVFLTENEFKKEQGQLMGMNEITERLTLDAKCRNEHTIVQRVTTAANLSRVPCGSDKECSLPPPPPPPDHPVHRFAGRTVTSGSLVLVSVVTKEEGAAQLTVNCEKMVIGTMLVKDILLALTQ